One window of Anabaena sphaerica FACHB-251 genomic DNA carries:
- a CDS encoding ADP-ribosylglycohydrolase family protein — protein sequence MRYSLVNRVRGTFLGALLGESLTTQNACNLGEIAVLGSESLIILGRLDVDDWLKRCQKASVDLESSNTAWAKIILAALPVAIFFHEDPIKLKYNLLQVLHIWNPQPVVTDAALIMGYAIAKSLTEKLDPLTLISQTISFLGETETLLPQKLLKVNTLLEQGAGLEQARTEFSRQEKISNNIALAFYCFLSTLEDFRLTVLRATDNSGRQDYWYLGSQSTVAFTGALSGAYNSTLGIPVNWQILLSSGDQPVWGMSSFSQMLKLADALVAVWSGAYNMTPNTKEFTKEGCDINWELAPLSIFAAPRVIRPR from the coding sequence ATGCGTTATTCTCTCGTAAATCGGGTTAGAGGCACTTTCCTGGGAGCATTGCTAGGGGAAAGCTTAACTACTCAGAATGCTTGTAATTTAGGGGAAATTGCGGTTCTGGGTAGTGAAAGTTTAATTATATTGGGTAGATTAGATGTAGATGATTGGTTAAAGCGTTGCCAAAAAGCATCCGTTGATTTAGAAAGTAGTAATACTGCTTGGGCAAAAATAATTTTAGCCGCCTTACCAGTGGCGATTTTTTTTCACGAAGATCCTATTAAACTCAAATACAATTTGCTGCAAGTATTACACATTTGGAATCCGCAGCCAGTGGTAACAGATGCGGCTTTAATTATGGGATATGCGATCGCCAAATCTCTGACAGAAAAACTCGATCCTTTGACCCTTATTTCCCAAACTATTTCTTTTTTGGGAGAAACCGAAACATTATTACCACAAAAATTATTAAAAGTCAATACTTTATTAGAGCAAGGGGCGGGATTAGAACAGGCGCGAACCGAATTCAGTAGGCAAGAAAAAATAAGTAACAATATTGCATTAGCCTTTTACTGCTTTCTGAGTACCTTAGAAGATTTCCGGCTGACAGTTTTGCGGGCTACTGATAATTCTGGAAGGCAAGACTATTGGTATTTAGGCTCTCAGTCCACAGTTGCGTTTACTGGAGCCTTATCAGGGGCATATAACAGTACATTAGGTATTCCTGTCAATTGGCAAATTTTATTATCATCTGGCGATCAACCAGTATGGGGAATGAGCAGCTTTTCCCAGATGTTAAAGTTAGCTGATGCCCTTGTGGCAGTCTGGTCAGGTGCGTATAATATGACTCCAAATACCAAGGAGTTCACAAAAGAAGGATGTGACATAAATTGGGAATTGGCTCCACTTTCTATCTTCGCTGCACCTCGTGTAATTCGCCCGCGTTGA
- the aroQ gene encoding type II 3-dehydroquinate dehydratase yields MNVTVGANDLKVLELTLAILSILVLHGPNLNLLGQREPGIYGSLTLEEINHLLAAEAFKLEVKVTALQSNHEGVLLDAIHGALGQYQGIVINAGAYTHTSLALRDAIAAVNLPVVEVHLSNIYRREDFRHHSYIAPVVIGQISGFGVQSYLLGLQALVHHLKKDEV; encoded by the coding sequence ATGAACGTTACCGTCGGCGCTAATGACCTCAAGGTATTGGAGTTAACCTTGGCAATTTTAAGTATTTTAGTACTGCACGGACCAAACCTCAATTTACTAGGACAGCGAGAACCGGGAATTTACGGTTCTCTCACCCTAGAGGAAATTAACCACTTGTTAGCAGCGGAAGCTTTCAAGTTAGAGGTTAAGGTTACCGCCTTGCAGTCAAATCATGAAGGAGTTTTGCTGGATGCAATTCACGGGGCATTAGGACAATACCAGGGAATTGTGATTAATGCCGGGGCATATACTCATACCAGTCTAGCTCTCAGAGATGCGATCGCTGCTGTGAATTTACCTGTAGTAGAGGTACATCTGAGCAATATTTACCGCCGAGAAGACTTTCGTCATCATTCTTACATAGCCCCCGTGGTAATTGGCCAAATCAGTGGTTTTGGTGTCCAAAGTTATTTGTTGGGTTTACAAGCACTGGTACATCATCTGAAAAAAGATGAAGTTTAA
- a CDS encoding HD family phosphohydrolase: MKTQRFLQSLTRQLRQLRRQYKVLCRQGKWLGLVSSSRSQSSHKKLFRTIIRNILLYLLPTSEEGGHRQGRKAPQSTAKSLTSNHGIYAVVFRWLHQQRSAVILVIAVVTLTGVMGHELYNQPQMKIGTIAPQTFIAPYSASIEDQQQTEAERKLAQANSHPVLMINTQKNEQINENLRQLLEDANELRAIAGSFPFFDVSILSIPTQRYLRSCVPSEWEKLKLALENYQKQIYPSIPKSRTADRYQFSRSLPSPLSRLSTDAIKEESKIGKPDFDQALAELKAYSITTPNKNLSLLMTQISQIRAGYGQASAKLLQMEAERKQAVYGETVLLDLSDEDWTKTQMGIHQSAERILTQGIPPGLPRSILQDAVNLQLQLSVPGEAEFLATKVLLTVLRPNLQQDVEQTKQQAQLAAEQVASVMQKVRQGEVILKKGERITAWKFDVLDYYNLNRREVNWLGLSLLAGLVIAAIGVFAWVERRLGSHLRESDRLLILLLTLSIPSVLAMGVPYATWSAIGLLLGSFYGGTLGVTVVGLMSLILPITIEINKIGLVAGAAGGILSSYLAQRFKSREELALLGIVIALTQGSIYLFLNILVGAAFVHAWYTILQNALLFGLSGLAWSIIALGLSPYLETLFDLITPIRLAELANPNRALLKRLATETPGTFQHTLFVATLAEAAAKKLRCNVELVRAGTLYHDIGKMHDPLGFIENQMGGPNKHETEIKDPWKSAAIIKKHVTEGLVMAKKHSLPTAIQAFIPEHQGTMAIAYFYHQAQQMAKDDPSIILDQADFCYDGPIPQSRETGIVMLADSCEAALRSLKDATPEQALSMLNNIIRAKWQEGQLVDSGLTREEMPKIAQLFVEVWQQFHHKRIAYPKSKTSNDKSGNS, translated from the coding sequence ATGAAAACGCAGCGATTTTTGCAGTCCTTGACCCGGCAATTGCGGCAATTGCGGCGACAGTACAAAGTGTTATGCCGTCAAGGAAAGTGGCTTGGTTTGGTGAGCAGTTCCAGGAGTCAAAGTAGTCATAAAAAACTTTTCAGAACGATTATTCGGAATATACTGTTGTATTTATTACCCACTAGTGAGGAAGGTGGACACCGACAAGGAAGGAAAGCTCCTCAATCAACTGCAAAATCTTTGACCAGTAATCATGGCATTTATGCAGTTGTTTTCCGCTGGTTACATCAACAGCGTTCTGCGGTGATTTTGGTCATTGCTGTGGTAACTTTAACAGGTGTAATGGGGCATGAATTATACAACCAGCCCCAGATGAAAATTGGGACTATTGCACCACAAACCTTTATTGCTCCATATTCTGCAAGTATCGAAGATCAGCAACAAACGGAAGCAGAACGCAAATTAGCACAGGCGAATTCTCACCCTGTATTGATGATAAATACCCAGAAAAATGAGCAAATTAACGAAAATTTGCGCCAACTGCTGGAAGATGCGAATGAACTTCGTGCTATTGCTGGATCTTTTCCTTTTTTCGATGTTTCAATCTTGTCTATTCCTACCCAGCGATATCTTCGTTCTTGTGTGCCATCAGAATGGGAAAAGCTAAAACTAGCTTTAGAAAATTATCAGAAACAAATTTATCCGTCGATACCTAAGTCAAGGACAGCAGACAGATACCAATTTTCTAGGTCGTTGCCTAGTCCTTTGTCACGCTTATCGACAGATGCAATTAAAGAGGAAAGTAAGATTGGCAAACCTGATTTTGATCAAGCATTAGCAGAACTAAAAGCTTATAGCATCACTACCCCAAATAAAAATCTATCTTTACTTATGACCCAAATATCCCAAATCAGAGCAGGATATGGTCAAGCTAGTGCCAAACTTTTACAGATGGAGGCTGAAAGGAAACAAGCAGTATACGGGGAAACGGTGCTTTTGGATCTGTCAGATGAAGACTGGACAAAAACACAAATGGGAATCCATCAAAGCGCAGAACGGATACTTACCCAAGGCATACCACCAGGACTACCGCGCAGTATTTTACAGGATGCGGTGAATCTACAACTACAACTCTCTGTACCTGGTGAAGCTGAATTCTTAGCAACTAAAGTATTGTTGACTGTACTGCGGCCGAATCTCCAGCAAGATGTAGAACAAACAAAACAACAGGCTCAACTAGCAGCAGAACAAGTGGCATCTGTAATGCAAAAGGTGCGTCAAGGAGAAGTGATTCTCAAGAAAGGGGAGCGGATTACAGCATGGAAATTTGATGTCCTGGATTATTATAACTTGAATCGCCGAGAGGTGAATTGGCTGGGTTTGAGTCTTTTAGCAGGTTTGGTTATTGCTGCTATTGGCGTTTTTGCGTGGGTGGAACGGCGGCTTGGTAGTCATTTGCGAGAAAGCGATCGCTTGTTGATATTACTCCTAACTCTGAGTATTCCTAGTGTTTTGGCGATGGGTGTACCTTATGCTACGTGGAGTGCAATCGGTTTATTATTGGGAAGCTTTTACGGCGGTACTTTGGGAGTGACTGTGGTAGGGCTAATGTCGTTAATACTACCCATTACTATAGAGATTAATAAGATTGGACTAGTCGCTGGTGCTGCGGGGGGAATCTTGAGTAGTTATTTGGCTCAAAGGTTCAAATCCCGCGAAGAATTGGCGTTATTAGGTATTGTGATTGCTTTAACTCAAGGAAGTATTTATTTATTTCTGAATATACTTGTTGGTGCAGCATTTGTTCACGCTTGGTATACGATTCTGCAAAATGCGCTGTTATTTGGTTTATCTGGTTTGGCTTGGAGTATTATCGCTTTGGGTTTAAGTCCTTATCTGGAAACATTGTTTGATTTAATTACGCCTATCCGATTGGCAGAACTAGCTAATCCTAATCGTGCTTTGTTAAAGCGACTGGCTACGGAAACTCCGGGAACTTTTCAACATACTTTGTTTGTGGCGACTTTGGCGGAGGCTGCGGCGAAAAAGCTGCGCTGCAATGTTGAGTTGGTCAGGGCTGGGACACTATACCATGATATTGGCAAAATGCACGACCCATTGGGATTTATTGAAAATCAAATGGGGGGTCCAAATAAACATGAGACGGAAATTAAAGATCCTTGGAAGAGTGCAGCCATTATTAAGAAGCACGTAACTGAGGGTTTGGTAATGGCTAAGAAGCATAGTTTACCGACGGCGATTCAAGCTTTTATTCCTGAACATCAAGGAACAATGGCGATCGCTTATTTTTATCACCAGGCACAGCAAATGGCTAAGGACGACCCTAGTATCATATTAGATCAAGCTGATTTTTGCTATGATGGACCTATTCCCCAATCTAGGGAAACAGGAATTGTCATGTTAGCTGATTCCTGTGAAGCCGCGTTGCGAAGTCTTAAAGATGCGACTCCAGAACAAGCATTAAGTATGCTGAATAATATTATCCGTGCTAAATGGCAAGAGGGGCAATTGGTAGATTCGGGATTGACGAGGGAGGAAATGCCAAAAATTGCTCAACTTTTTGTGGAAGTTTGGCAACAATTTCATCATAAACGTATTGCTTATCCTAAGTCAAAAACTAGTAATGATAAATCGGGTAATAGTTAA
- a CDS encoding NB-ARC domain-containing protein gives MRAFDKLWESQRLEKSKKLDNHQTKSKILGKLSQVPEQPLNFLPRPHELNKIKSLLLENENQRVAVTGISHRVGLQGMGGIGKSVLAAILAHDEDIRSVFPDGILWITLGQQPALTLRQLDLAKMLGDSSQIFQDVQQGKVYLGELFANKACLLIIDDVWKTKDAQAFNILGQRCKMLITTRDSRVLEGVGAVNHPVDLLTVPESLALLALWAKQHPETLPPEAHQIVEECGRLPLALAMIGAMLKGKPDPWKNVLYKLRNADLEKIEAEFPENYQYPNLLKAIQVSVKALEPDLQKRYLDFAVFPEDTLISEAVLQTFWQSEGLNEHDIQDHINLLVERSLIRRDEKNCLTLHDLQYDYVLKQAGDLSILHNRLLAAYSQYCSHGWHTGINDGYFFQNLAYHLRESGRKDELYRLLTQSPDWMEAKYIACIGDAAYVADLQLAINNFTDPLTADELLILVQLHTARQIVNQRVSLYNNDDLATLVWLDREEEALNHARLRLEIEERFYGLITIYKSLYEKKTPKPEILDEIWEIIKSMDGLIKLEAFCDLANLICKIGTDSKTYNAILSQTFELFENKNYLLNSCQDDWAKMKFLQILSKLALLLFILGKDELAYITFVEVHEAIKLCKKNFQLPKLWITLVINLAEANFFHQAYSISQIIEGNYFKINVLSHLAKTLFNKGMQAEAKLYLAEVQEIATLLNDSVGAEQALIEIVSATAYAGDIKQAQEFLLMIGDNGWYTHALMQLSIALARCGNFLKAEEFIQKIEDRGIKNSEDREIIETLAKIDLLSNAEEIANKIKYIPEKIIALTSLIKSLHKKGQKDESENLFSTVKIHLELMPENIGEENLLAVCTALAKIKQFAHGLARIKVDDIDIFIETLTDWDTAFEEVESGLSIVIFREVIRIASWVSPHWQEIYQIFPNVKRD, from the coding sequence TTGAGAGCTTTTGATAAACTTTGGGAATCTCAAAGACTTGAGAAATCAAAAAAATTAGATAATCATCAAACTAAATCCAAAATATTAGGCAAGCTTTCTCAAGTACCAGAACAACCTTTAAATTTCCTACCACGTCCTCATGAACTCAATAAAATCAAAAGTTTATTACTTGAGAATGAAAACCAAAGAGTAGCCGTTACAGGAATTTCTCATCGTGTGGGTTTACAAGGTATGGGAGGAATTGGCAAATCAGTTTTAGCCGCAATTTTAGCCCATGATGAAGACATAAGAAGTGTTTTCCCTGATGGTATTTTGTGGATAACACTTGGACAGCAACCAGCACTAACCTTAAGACAATTAGATTTAGCTAAAATGCTGGGTGATAGTTCGCAAATATTTCAAGATGTGCAACAAGGTAAAGTCTATTTAGGTGAATTATTTGCAAATAAAGCTTGCTTACTAATTATTGATGATGTTTGGAAAACTAAAGACGCGCAAGCCTTTAATATTTTAGGTCAGCGTTGCAAGATGTTGATTACAACACGGGATAGTAGGGTATTAGAAGGAGTAGGTGCTGTTAATCATCCAGTAGACTTGCTAACAGTTCCAGAATCACTAGCATTACTAGCTTTATGGGCAAAACAACATCCAGAAACTTTACCTCCAGAAGCACATCAAATAGTAGAAGAATGTGGTAGATTACCCTTAGCATTAGCCATGATTGGGGCAATGTTAAAAGGTAAGCCAGACCCTTGGAAAAATGTATTATATAAACTTCGTAATGCTGATTTAGAGAAAATAGAAGCTGAATTTCCTGAAAATTATCAATATCCAAACTTACTCAAAGCAATACAGGTTAGTGTTAAAGCATTAGAACCTGATTTACAAAAACGATATCTAGATTTTGCTGTTTTTCCAGAAGATACACTAATTTCTGAAGCAGTTTTACAAACTTTTTGGCAATCGGAAGGGTTAAATGAACATGATATCCAAGATCATATTAATTTACTCGTAGAAAGATCCCTAATTCGTCGTGATGAGAAAAATTGTTTAACTTTACATGACCTTCAATATGACTATGTACTTAAGCAAGCTGGTGATTTATCCATACTACATAATCGTTTATTAGCTGCTTATTCTCAATATTGTTCTCATGGTTGGCATACAGGAATAAATGATGGTTATTTCTTTCAAAATTTGGCTTACCATTTGAGAGAATCAGGACGCAAAGATGAACTGTATAGACTTTTGACACAATCACCTGATTGGATGGAGGCAAAATATATTGCTTGTATAGGTGATGCAGCATACGTCGCTGATTTGCAATTGGCAATAAATAATTTTACTGATCCTTTAACCGCAGATGAATTATTAATTTTAGTGCAACTACATACAGCACGGCAAATAGTTAATCAAAGAGTTAGTTTATATAATAATGATGATTTAGCTACCTTAGTTTGGTTGGATAGAGAAGAAGAGGCTTTAAATCATGCTCGTTTAAGATTAGAGATTGAAGAAAGATTTTATGGATTAATCACTATTTATAAATCTCTTTATGAAAAGAAAACACCTAAGCCAGAAATTTTAGATGAAATCTGGGAAATTATTAAATCAATGGATGGCTTAATTAAACTTGAAGCGTTTTGTGATTTGGCTAATTTAATTTGTAAAATAGGGACTGATTCCAAAACCTATAACGCTATTTTATCTCAAACATTTGAGTTATTTGAAAATAAAAATTATCTATTAAATTCTTGCCAAGATGACTGGGCTAAAATGAAATTTCTTCAAATTCTAAGTAAATTGGCTTTATTACTATTTATTCTTGGAAAAGATGAACTTGCATATATAACTTTTGTTGAAGTTCACGAAGCCATAAAATTATGCAAAAAAAATTTTCAACTACCAAAATTATGGATTACTCTAGTTATAAATCTAGCCGAAGCTAATTTTTTTCATCAAGCTTACAGCATATCACAAATAATTGAAGGAAATTATTTCAAAATAAATGTACTCAGTCATTTAGCCAAAACATTATTTAACAAGGGAATGCAAGCAGAGGCTAAATTATATCTTGCCGAAGTACAGGAAATCGCCACGTTATTAAATGACAGTGTTGGAGCAGAACAAGCACTTATAGAAATAGTATCAGCAACTGCTTATGCTGGAGATATTAAGCAAGCTCAAGAATTTTTATTAATGATAGGTGATAATGGTTGGTATACACACGCTTTAATGCAATTATCAATAGCATTAGCTAGATGTGGTAATTTCTTAAAAGCTGAAGAGTTTATTCAAAAAATTGAAGATAGAGGAATAAAAAACAGTGAAGATAGAGAAATAATTGAAACACTAGCCAAGATTGATTTATTATCCAACGCAGAAGAAATAGCAAATAAAATCAAGTATATACCAGAAAAAATAATAGCTCTTACTAGCTTAATAAAATCACTTCATAAAAAAGGGCAAAAGGATGAATCTGAAAACCTATTTTCAACAGTCAAGATACATTTGGAATTAATGCCTGAAAATATAGGTGAGGAAAATTTATTAGCTGTTTGTACTGCACTAGCTAAAATTAAGCAATTTGCACATGGACTAGCTAGGATAAAAGTAGATGATATAGATATTTTTATAGAGACATTAACAGACTGGGATACGGCTTTTGAAGAAGTTGAAAGTGGTTTAT